From the genome of Scyliorhinus canicula chromosome 29, sScyCan1.1, whole genome shotgun sequence, one region includes:
- the LOC119958418 gene encoding lysophosphatidic acid receptor 6-like — MSNSTNNSESLTPCGKAVFTGLYSAIIVLGFFFNVVALWIFQHHIRLRSGTTVYMRNLAFADLLLVCFLPFRIADYYHLGNTWLCEVAVIIFLINMYTSIFFLTCISLDRCVATLLPLKVRIWQLHQVAPWVSGMVWLMTMSFSLPLYIKWKVQNPNGNNRTNCLQPLLLTKRVPLNITLSLGFGIPFLVLLTCSLLALVKVRKTCGSLVKDARKTQKMILANFLVFTFCFLPYHLLLSIYNTLIPERTGQQFFQATQLLASSNAVLDPLVYYFTTEAFKKTHLIRTVHNMLCCRCKTGEPVPTESCVERRETYKKTSSVELLA, encoded by the coding sequence ATGTCCAATTCGACGAACAATTCGGAGTCACTGACGCCGTGTGGCAAGGCGGTTTTCACTGGGCTGTACAGCGCCATCATCGTCCTTGGCTTCTTTTTCAATGTGGTGGCCCTGTGGATATTCCAGCACCACATCCGTTTGAGATCCGGGACCACTGTCTACATGAGGAACCTGGCTTTCGCTGACCTTCTGCTGGTTTGCTTCCTGCCCTTCCGCATCGCTGACTATTATCACCTTGGGAACACATGGTTGTGCGAGGTCGCCGTCATCATTTTCCTGATCAACATGTACACCAGTATCTTCTTCCTCACCTGCATCAGCCTGGACAGGTGTgtggccaccctgctgcccctgaaggTCCGCATTTGGCAGCTGCATCAAGTAGCGCCCTGGGTCAGCGGGATGGTGTGGCTGATGACAATGAGTTTTAGTCTCCCTCTCTACATCAAGTGGAAAGTCCAAAATCCAAATGGCAACAATCGCACAAATTGCCTGCAGCCCCTCCTCCTCACAAAACGAGTGCCCCTGAACATTACCCTCTCCCTCGGCTTCGGGATCCCCTTTCTCGTGCTGCTCACCTGCTCGCTGCTCGCCCTGGTGAAAGTGAGGAAGACGTGCGGCTCCCTGGTTAAGGACGCTCGTAAAACCCAGAAGATGATCCTGGCCAATTTCCTCGTCTTCACCTTCTGCTTCCTGCCCTACCACCTGCTTCTGAGTATCTACAACACCCTGATACCGGAACGAACCGGCCAACAGTTCTTTCAGGCAACCCAGCTCCTTGCCAGCAGCAACGCCGTCTTGGACCCCTTGGTCTATTATTTCACTACCGAAGCCTTTAAGAAAACCCACCTGATTAGGACAGTGCACAATATGCTTTGCTGCAGATGTAAGACTGGGGAACCAGTGCCAACAGAGAGCTGTGTGGAGCGGAGGGAAACATATAAGAAAACGTCTTCAGTAGAACTCTTAGCTTAG